The following coding sequences are from one Malaciobacter pacificus window:
- a CDS encoding sensor domain-containing diguanylate cyclase — protein MDINKNLTSIVEKGELTLFRTIWNLSKDNMFIVRKEDNRFISEKMNQALRDVFNLSEKQSSEIFLDEFLDENMYKKISEKYNQCIEKNEIFTYEESHILNDSKPRYWNTTIIPIIDNQENITRIFGISKEITQLKRINETLELEVKKRTKELEVAVAELKQVSITDKLTGVYNRHHLDCVLEDTAKIINRYENNYGVIILDLDKFKEINDTFGHHAGDIVLQEFSKLLKDSVRESDIVGRWGGDEFLLLIPFIDKDSIEILANHIKETINKYKFSFVDKLTASLGATLIKKDDTEESLISRADHALYKAKEEGKNKVEILL, from the coding sequence ATGGATATAAATAAAAACTTAACAAGTATTGTAGAAAAAGGTGAGTTAACACTATTTAGAACAATATGGAACTTAAGTAAAGACAACATGTTTATTGTTAGAAAAGAAGATAATAGGTTTATTTCAGAAAAAATGAACCAAGCACTAAGAGATGTTTTTAACTTATCAGAAAAACAAAGTAGTGAAATATTTCTTGATGAATTTTTAGATGAGAACATGTATAAAAAAATATCTGAAAAATACAATCAATGTATTGAAAAAAATGAAATCTTTACGTATGAAGAATCTCATATATTAAATGATTCTAAACCTAGATATTGGAATACAACAATTATTCCTATTATAGATAATCAAGAAAATATTACAAGAATATTTGGAATATCAAAAGAAATTACTCAATTAAAAAGAATCAATGAAACTCTAGAACTAGAAGTTAAAAAAAGAACAAAAGAGTTAGAAGTTGCAGTAGCTGAATTAAAACAAGTATCAATTACTGATAAATTAACAGGTGTTTATAATAGACATCATTTAGACTGCGTTCTAGAAGATACTGCAAAAATCATAAACAGATATGAAAACAATTATGGTGTAATAATTTTAGATTTAGATAAGTTCAAAGAAATCAACGACACTTTTGGTCATCATGCTGGAGATATAGTATTACAAGAGTTTTCTAAACTACTTAAAGATTCTGTTAGAGAATCAGATATTGTTGGTCGTTGGGGAGGTGATGAATTTTTACTATTAATTCCTTTTATTGACAAAGATTCTATAGAAATTCTTGCTAATCATATAAAAGAAACTATTAATAAATATAAATTCTCATTTGTTGATAAACTAACTGCTAGTTTAGGGGCAACTTTGATAAAAAAAGATGATACAGAAGAGTCTTTAATTTCAAGAGCTGACCATGCACTTTATAAAGCGAAAGAAGAAGGAAAAAATAAAGTAGAAATTCTACTTTAA
- a CDS encoding glutamine--tRNA ligase/YqeY domain fusion protein: MSEHKDFLRVIVQEDLKKGKYSNVVTRFPPEPNGFPHIGHAKSICINFGIASDFNGFCNLRMDDTNPTTEDTKYVEALKDAVQWLGFEWKDEVRYTSNYFQEIYEYAVQLIKMGKAYVDSIDEEQMREYRGTVTEAGKRSEFASRSIEENLELFEKMKNGEFKDGEHVLRAKIDMSAANMKLRDPLLYRIRHAHHFRTQDKWCIYPMYDFAHCLSDYIEGVTHSICTLEFENNRDIYDWVLDELNLTPPRPYQHEFARLGINYTVMSKRKLLELVNGNYVSGWDDPRMPTIAGLKRRGYTRESIINFCDQIGIAKANSMVDVSQLEFCIRDDLNTKAPRVMAVLDPIKVTIENYEGSEQIEASYYPHDVPKEGSRKIPFSNVVYIEREDFSDNPVKGYNRLTPNQAVRLRHAYIITCKEVIKDSNGNVVEIIAEYNPNSKSGSDTSGIKVKSAIQWVDVKSAKKIEVRLYDRLYKNEAPEGLEDLNSNSLTIIKDALVEPAVITDKVDERFQFERQGYFYADSVDYSDENPVFNKIVGLKDSWAKKSQSEDKPKEKVVKKQEPKKEIVHGSAAEMTDEQKELFEKYSTELKLNNEVSNILARDEVLSKFFQETLEQLNSPVSIANIIANDVAKELKEKELSELKFGSKEIAQLVKMIDEETISNKIAKQVFEEMVESGISPEKIVEDKGLVQISDPSIILPIIDEVIAKNPDNVEKYKAGNQKLFGFFVGQVLKSTGGKANPKVVNELVTKKLK; the protein is encoded by the coding sequence ATGAGTGAGCACAAAGATTTTTTACGTGTAATAGTACAAGAGGATTTAAAAAAAGGTAAATATAGCAATGTAGTTACAAGATTTCCTCCTGAACCAAATGGATTTCCACATATTGGGCATGCAAAATCTATATGTATAAATTTTGGTATTGCAAGTGATTTCAACGGTTTTTGTAATCTTAGAATGGATGACACAAACCCAACAACTGAAGATACAAAATATGTTGAAGCACTTAAAGATGCAGTTCAATGGCTTGGATTTGAATGGAAAGATGAAGTTAGATACACATCAAATTATTTTCAAGAAATTTATGAATATGCAGTACAACTTATCAAGATGGGTAAAGCATATGTTGATAGTATTGATGAAGAGCAAATGAGAGAGTACAGAGGAACTGTTACAGAAGCTGGGAAGAGAAGTGAATTTGCCTCAAGAAGTATCGAAGAAAATTTAGAACTGTTTGAAAAAATGAAAAACGGTGAGTTCAAAGATGGAGAACATGTATTAAGAGCAAAGATTGATATGAGTGCAGCTAATATGAAGCTAAGAGACCCACTTTTATACAGAATTAGACATGCACATCACTTTAGAACGCAAGATAAATGGTGTATTTATCCTATGTATGATTTTGCTCATTGTTTAAGTGATTATATTGAAGGAGTAACTCACTCTATTTGTACACTTGAATTTGAAAACAATAGAGATATTTATGATTGGGTTTTAGATGAACTTAATCTTACTCCTCCAAGACCATACCAACATGAGTTTGCAAGACTTGGAATTAACTATACAGTTATGAGTAAAAGAAAACTTCTTGAACTTGTAAATGGAAACTATGTTAGTGGTTGGGATGACCCTAGAATGCCAACAATTGCAGGACTTAAAAGAAGAGGTTATACAAGAGAATCTATAATAAACTTCTGTGATCAAATCGGTATTGCAAAAGCAAACTCAATGGTTGATGTATCACAACTGGAATTTTGTATAAGAGATGATTTAAACACAAAAGCTCCAAGAGTTATGGCTGTACTTGACCCAATCAAAGTTACAATTGAAAACTATGAAGGAAGTGAGCAAATAGAAGCTTCATACTATCCTCACGATGTTCCAAAAGAGGGTAGTAGAAAAATTCCATTTTCAAATGTAGTTTATATTGAAAGAGAAGACTTTAGTGATAATCCAGTTAAGGGATATAATAGATTAACACCAAACCAAGCTGTTAGATTAAGACATGCATATATTATCACTTGCAAAGAAGTTATCAAAGATAGCAATGGAAATGTTGTAGAGATTATTGCCGAATATAATCCAAACTCTAAAAGTGGAAGTGATACAAGTGGTATAAAAGTAAAAAGTGCTATTCAATGGGTAGATGTAAAATCTGCTAAGAAAATTGAAGTAAGGCTTTATGATAGATTATATAAAAATGAAGCACCTGAAGGATTAGAAGATTTAAATTCTAATTCATTAACAATCATAAAAGATGCACTAGTTGAGCCAGCAGTTATTACAGATAAAGTTGATGAGAGATTCCAGTTTGAAAGACAAGGATATTTTTATGCTGATTCAGTTGATTATAGTGATGAAAATCCAGTATTTAATAAAATCGTTGGATTAAAAGATTCGTGGGCTAAAAAATCGCAAAGTGAAGATAAACCAAAAGAAAAAGTAGTAAAAAAACAAGAACCTAAAAAAGAGATTGTTCATGGAAGTGCTGCAGAGATGACTGATGAGCAAAAAGAGCTTTTTGAGAAATATTCAACTGAACTAAAACTAAATAATGAAGTTTCAAATATTTTAGCTAGAGATGAGGTTTTATCTAAGTTCTTCCAAGAGACTTTAGAGCAACTAAATAGCCCAGTATCTATTGCAAATATAATTGCAAATGATGTTGCAAAAGAGTTAAAAGAAAAAGAGTTAAGTGAACTTAAATTTGGTTCAAAAGAGATTGCACAGTTAGTAAAAATGATTGACGAAGAGACTATTTCAAATAAGATTGCAAAACAAGTATTTGAAGAAATGGTTGAATCTGGAATTAGCCCTGAAAAAATAGTAGAAGACAAAGGCTTAGTTCAAATTAGTGACCCAAGTATTATTTTACCAATTATTGATGAAGTAATTGCAAAAAATCCAGACAATGTAGAAAAATACAAAGCTGGAAATCAAAAACTATTTGGCTTTTTTGTAGGACAAGTACTTAAATCAACTGGTGGAAAAGCAAACCCAAAAGTTGTAAATGAACTTGTAACTAAAAAATTAAAGTAG
- a CDS encoding XRE family transcriptional regulator yields the protein MDKETFKSKLKEAGFNKRTFSEYLGVKYQSVNSWGNNGRGIPYWVESWLHLYIENKKCKQIKNVLKDSGVCNYG from the coding sequence ATGGATAAAGAAACATTTAAATCAAAACTTAAAGAGGCTGGATTTAATAAAAGAACCTTCTCAGAGTACTTAGGAGTTAAGTATCAAAGTGTAAACTCTTGGGGAAACAATGGAAGAGGAATACCTTATTGGGTAGAATCTTGGCTACATTTGTATATTGAAAATAAAAAATGTAAACAAATAAAAAATGTATTAAAAGATAGCGGAGTTTGTAATTATGGCTAA
- a CDS encoding NUDIX domain-containing protein: MAKWEPKTPFLAADGIIKLFDENKNFQGIVFIERLNEPFGIALPGGFVDRGEKVEDALVREMKEEVTLDVTIKKLLGVYSDPSRDKRLHCASCVYICNAIGVPKAADDAKKVFIYKKDEIPLDKLVFDHRKIVEDFLKQEQI; encoded by the coding sequence ATGGCTAAGTGGGAACCCAAAACACCATTTCTTGCAGCGGATGGAATAATAAAGCTTTTTGATGAAAATAAAAACTTCCAAGGAATTGTATTTATTGAAAGACTAAATGAACCTTTTGGTATTGCACTTCCTGGTGGATTTGTAGATAGAGGTGAAAAAGTTGAAGATGCATTGGTGCGAGAAATGAAAGAAGAAGTTACTTTAGATGTAACAATCAAGAAGCTACTTGGTGTTTACTCAGATCCAAGTAGAGATAAAAGATTACATTGTGCATCTTGTGTCTATATTTGTAATGCTATTGGTGTACCAAAAGCAGCAGATGATGCAAAAAAAGTATTTATTTATAAAAAAGATGAAATACCACTTGATAAACTTGTATTTGACCATAGAAAAATAGTAGAGGATTTTTTAAAACAAGAGCAAATATAA
- a CDS encoding glutamate-5-semialdehyde dehydrogenase translates to MQAFLEEAKRTSRTIANLSTAVKNKVLNDMADALMDHCDFIISKNNQDMFEAKKNNLDEALLDRLLLTGERVKAMSDAIRQIASQQEPVGRVLDGWVTQDGLNIQKVSIPIGVIGIIYESRPNVTSDTAALCFKSGNVCVLKGGKEAEHSNKAIAIVLKEVLTKNKLPEQAISLLPDSSREGVAKLIKQDKYVDLIVPRGGEALIQYVSANATVPVVKHDKGLCHIYVDKDAAPKKVIDILINAKCQRPGVCNAMETLLIHRDIAQYLLPGIVEAFEEQGTYLKGCPETLKIVHIHPAKPEDFDIEYLANILNIKVVETIDEAITHIERHGSGHSESILSENYTTVNKFLNQVDAACVYANASTRFTDGGAFGLGAEVGISTNKLHSRGPMGINDLTTFKYKIYGQGQTR, encoded by the coding sequence ATGCAAGCTTTTTTAGAAGAAGCTAAAAGAACTAGCCGAACTATTGCAAACCTAAGTACTGCTGTTAAAAACAAAGTACTAAATGATATGGCAGATGCTTTAATGGATCATTGTGATTTCATAATTTCAAAAAACAATCAAGATATGTTTGAAGCAAAGAAAAACAATCTTGATGAAGCACTACTTGATAGATTATTATTAACAGGTGAAAGGGTAAAAGCTATGAGTGATGCTATTAGACAAATAGCATCACAGCAAGAACCAGTTGGAAGAGTTCTTGATGGTTGGGTTACACAAGATGGATTAAATATCCAAAAAGTATCTATTCCAATTGGTGTAATTGGAATCATCTATGAAAGTAGACCAAATGTTACTAGTGACACAGCAGCTCTGTGTTTTAAAAGTGGAAATGTATGTGTTTTAAAAGGTGGTAAAGAAGCTGAACACTCAAATAAAGCAATAGCTATTGTTTTAAAAGAGGTTTTAACTAAAAACAAACTACCAGAACAAGCAATATCACTATTACCAGATTCTAGTAGAGAAGGTGTAGCAAAACTTATCAAGCAAGATAAATATGTTGATTTAATAGTACCTAGAGGTGGAGAAGCATTAATTCAATATGTTAGTGCAAACGCAACTGTTCCTGTTGTAAAACATGATAAAGGACTTTGTCACATTTATGTGGATAAAGATGCCGCGCCAAAAAAAGTAATTGATATTTTAATAAATGCAAAGTGTCAAAGGCCAGGTGTTTGTAATGCAATGGAAACACTACTTATTCACAGAGATATTGCTCAATATTTACTTCCAGGAATTGTGGAAGCATTTGAAGAGCAAGGAACTTATTTAAAAGGTTGTCCAGAAACTTTAAAAATAGTTCATATTCATCCAGCAAAACCTGAAGATTTTGATATTGAATATTTAGCAAATATCTTAAATATTAAAGTTGTTGAAACAATTGATGAAGCTATTACTCATATTGAAAGACATGGTTCAGGACACTCTGAATCAATTTTAAGTGAAAATTATACAACTGTAAATAAGTTTTTAAATCAAGTTGATGCAGCTTGTGTTTATGCAAATGCAAGTACAAGATTTACTGATGGTGGAGCGTTTGGACTTGGAGCTGAAGTTGGTATTTCAACAAATAAACTTCACTCAAGAGGACCTATGGGAATTAATGACCTAACAACATTTAAATACAAAATTTATGGTCAGGGTCAAACTAGATAA
- a CDS encoding putative quinol monooxygenase, with amino-acid sequence MSKKIYCIASFKAKDGKEQELLEVLKALEPNTTREDGCIQYTVTKKIDNPYATGTSMPIVFNEIWASKEDFENHCNKPYITNFFQTQCVDEDGLVENFNVCVYTDEV; translated from the coding sequence ATGTCTAAAAAAATTTATTGTATCGCTTCATTTAAAGCAAAAGATGGGAAAGAACAAGAGTTATTAGAAGTCTTAAAAGCACTTGAACCTAATACAACTAGAGAAGATGGATGTATACAATATACAGTTACAAAAAAAATAGATAATCCATATGCAACGGGAACTTCTATGCCAATTGTATTTAATGAAATCTGGGCTTCAAAAGAGGATTTTGAAAATCACTGTAATAAACCGTATATTACTAACTTTTTTCAAACACAATGTGTTGATGAAGATGGATTAGTTGAAAATTTCAACGTTTGTGTTTACACAGATGAAGTATAA
- a CDS encoding LysE family translocator: MIEDSNLLMFILSAILLSLSPGPDNIYVLTLGISKTKKAAVVTTLGLCSGLVIHTLAAALGISVIFQVSQIAFDIVKYIGAIYLLYIAYQIFKHRNDPISLEQTQNEVEYKKLYLRGFIMNILNPKVSIFFLAFLPQFVDTSSSNIPLQMIFLGLIFIIVAFIIFSIIGILGNILRQKVLAKKEVFSYLNIFTSLVLVGLSIKLALSSR; the protein is encoded by the coding sequence TTGATTGAAGATAGTAATTTATTAATGTTTATATTAAGTGCAATACTTTTATCTCTCTCCCCAGGTCCAGATAATATATATGTATTAACTTTAGGTATCTCTAAAACAAAAAAAGCAGCTGTTGTTACAACTTTGGGTTTATGTAGTGGTTTAGTAATTCATACACTAGCTGCTGCATTAGGAATATCTGTAATTTTTCAAGTTTCACAAATAGCCTTTGATATTGTTAAATATATTGGTGCAATTTATCTTTTGTATATTGCATATCAAATATTTAAACACAGAAATGATCCAATTAGTTTAGAGCAAACTCAAAATGAAGTAGAGTATAAAAAGTTATATTTAAGAGGTTTTATTATGAATATTTTAAATCCAAAAGTATCTATTTTCTTTTTAGCATTTTTACCTCAATTTGTAGATACATCTAGTTCAAACATTCCATTGCAAATGATTTTTTTAGGACTAATATTTATAATAGTGGCATTTATTATATTTTCGATAATTGGTATTTTAGGAAATATTTTAAGACAAAAGGTTTTAGCTAAAAAAGAGGTATTTAGTTATTTAAATATATTTACAAGTCTAGTATTAGTTGGTTTGAGTATAAAACTTGCGCTAAGCTCTAGATAA
- a CDS encoding methylated-DNA--[protein]-cysteine S-methyltransferase: MREYKAKTTDIITTTSFHTPLGELFAAASKKGIVMLSFLEKYTLQSKVDILKKTLDCEIIPVNSNEIFEVLKTQLEEYFNNKREAFDIPMQMVGTSFQIEVWKELLKIPYNQTMSYKQIATNIGNENASRAVAKAISQNIIPILIPCHRVISSTGDISGYNQGIQRKEFLLKLEQNDR; the protein is encoded by the coding sequence TTGAGAGAATATAAGGCTAAAACCACAGATATAATAACAACTACAAGTTTTCATACCCCTTTAGGTGAACTTTTTGCGGCTGCATCTAAAAAAGGTATCGTCATGCTTAGTTTTTTAGAAAAGTATACTTTACAATCAAAAGTTGATATTCTAAAAAAAACACTTGATTGTGAGATAATTCCCGTAAATTCAAATGAAATTTTTGAAGTATTAAAAACACAACTTGAAGAGTATTTTAATAACAAAAGAGAAGCTTTTGATATTCCAATGCAAATGGTTGGAACATCTTTTCAAATTGAAGTTTGGAAAGAACTACTTAAAATTCCATATAATCAAACAATGAGTTATAAACAAATTGCAACAAATATAGGTAATGAAAATGCTTCAAGAGCAGTTGCAAAAGCAATCTCACAAAATATAATACCAATATTAATTCCTTGTCATAGAGTAATTTCTTCAACAGGAGATATCAGTGGATATAATCAAGGAATACAAAGAAAAGAGTTTTTATTGAAGTTAGAGCAAAATGATAGATAA
- a CDS encoding phosphomannomutase/phosphoglucomutase, with amino-acid sequence MIDKSIFRQYDIRGIVNKNLDENSAKLIGYYFGKYLKEKYNEEIYIVIGYDIRHHSKLLFEALVSGINFSDCKVINIGLVATGVNYFASFQEIEIEKNKKIKPTASIMITGSHNAKKYNGFKITVKNKPFFGDDLIFLYNSINYIEIINKPLYINYDIKKEYIKFMIKQFSHLKNLAISFAIDCGNGVANTVICDILDELNLNYKALHTTPNGDFPNHHPDPSNEKNLIDLKKLLINDCNLAFAYDGDADRIVVLTQKYNIKGDMLALLFSKTMKNPVIIGEVTYSQNIFDEINHNAKTIMDKTGYSNLRLKLKELNADLAAEVSGHIFFNDRYYGYDDAIYATLRVLELIYNGIDLDKELDLLPNVYTSENIEIKIEESKKFILINNLKKRLENKLRGFPLIKDIIQIDGLRINFEYGWALIRASNTNPIIQTKYEATTYATAMTYKKAVENLINEVINETNCTAS; translated from the coding sequence ATGATAGATAAATCAATATTTAGACAATATGATATTAGAGGAATAGTTAATAAAAACCTAGATGAAAATAGTGCTAAACTAATAGGCTACTATTTTGGAAAATATCTAAAAGAAAAATATAATGAAGAGATTTATATTGTAATTGGTTATGACATTAGACATCACTCAAAGCTACTTTTTGAAGCTTTAGTATCAGGTATTAATTTTAGTGATTGTAAAGTTATTAATATTGGACTTGTAGCAACAGGTGTAAATTATTTTGCATCATTTCAAGAAATAGAAATTGAAAAAAATAAAAAAATAAAACCCACTGCTTCTATTATGATTACAGGTAGTCATAATGCAAAAAAATATAATGGATTTAAAATCACAGTTAAAAACAAACCTTTTTTTGGAGATGATTTAATTTTTCTATATAATTCTATAAATTATATAGAAATAATTAATAAACCTCTTTATATCAACTATGATATAAAAAAAGAGTATATAAAATTCATGATAAAGCAATTTTCTCACCTAAAAAACCTAGCAATTTCTTTTGCTATTGATTGTGGAAATGGAGTAGCAAATACAGTAATTTGTGATATTTTAGATGAACTAAATTTAAACTATAAAGCACTTCATACTACTCCAAATGGTGACTTCCCAAATCATCACCCAGACCCATCAAATGAAAAAAATTTAATTGATTTAAAAAAATTATTAATTAATGATTGTAATTTAGCCTTTGCCTACGATGGTGATGCAGATAGAATAGTTGTTCTTACTCAAAAATACAATATCAAAGGTGATATGCTAGCCCTACTTTTTTCAAAAACTATGAAAAATCCAGTTATTATAGGAGAGGTTACTTATTCTCAAAATATATTTGATGAAATAAATCATAATGCAAAAACAATTATGGATAAAACAGGTTATTCAAACTTAAGATTAAAACTTAAAGAGTTAAATGCTGATTTAGCAGCTGAAGTTTCAGGACATATATTTTTTAATGATAGATATTATGGATATGATGATGCAATTTATGCCACTTTAAGAGTTTTAGAGCTTATTTATAATGGTATTGATTTAGATAAAGAGTTAGATTTACTACCAAATGTTTACACAAGTGAGAATATTGAGATAAAAATTGAAGAGAGTAAAAAATTTATTTTAATAAATAATTTAAAAAAAAGATTAGAAAATAAGTTGAGAGGTTTTCCTTTAATAAAAGATATCATACAAATTGATGGTCTTAGAATAAATTTTGAATATGGATGGGCTTTGATTAGAGCTTCAAATACTAACCCAATAATACAAACAAAATATGAAGCAACTACATACGCAACTGCTATGACTTATAAAAAAGCAGTTGAGAACTTAATAAATGAGGTAATAAATGAAACTAATTGCACTGCAAGTTAA
- a CDS encoding carbon-nitrogen hydrolase family protein, giving the protein MKLIALQVKTNENFEENLIHLKKLICDCEENSIILAPEIALTGFCYDRMKEASIFAIKAIKEIQELSNNKTIALTFITKKNNKYFNTLHVFKNKKILHTQSKSQLFPLGNELEHFSAGNPDDIKIIDIDGVKVATLICFELRFPKLWEKIKGADIILNPAMWGLKRKDHYETISKSLALVNQCFLIASNSADENMAKGSAIISPFGNVTKNDSSEIISCKFDIDEIKKVRKYINIGLEND; this is encoded by the coding sequence ATGAAACTAATTGCACTGCAAGTTAAAACTAATGAAAATTTTGAAGAAAACTTAATACACCTAAAAAAACTAATCTGTGATTGTGAAGAGAATTCTATCATATTAGCACCAGAGATTGCCCTAACAGGTTTTTGTTATGATAGAATGAAAGAAGCTTCAATATTTGCAATAAAAGCTATTAAAGAGATACAAGAGTTATCAAATAATAAAACCATTGCATTAACTTTTATTACTAAAAAAAATAATAAGTATTTTAATACACTTCATGTTTTTAAAAATAAAAAGATTTTACATACCCAATCTAAATCACAACTCTTTCCTTTAGGAAATGAACTAGAACATTTTTCAGCAGGGAACCCTGATGATATTAAAATAATAGATATCGATGGAGTGAAAGTTGCCACGTTGATTTGTTTTGAATTAAGATTTCCAAAATTATGGGAAAAAATCAAAGGTGCAGATATAATTCTTAATCCAGCAATGTGGGGATTAAAAAGAAAAGATCATTATGAAACTATTTCAAAATCCCTTGCACTTGTTAATCAATGTTTTTTAATAGCTTCAAATAGCGCTGATGAGAATATGGCAAAAGGAAGTGCAATTATAAGTCCATTTGGGAATGTAACTAAAAATGATTCGAGTGAAATAATAAGTTGTAAGTTCGACATAGACGAGATTAAGAAGGTGCGAAAATATATTAATATAGGATTAGAAAATGATTAA
- a CDS encoding low molecular weight protein-tyrosine-phosphatase: MIKINSIIFVCLGNICRSPIAQGVAKQYAKQKNLDVKIYSAGTGSWHVGEPPCENSIKVAMQNGIDISTQRAVQFKSKDINKYDLIIGLDDSNVSNLKKLGVTEVLKLGDFGYEGKDVPDPYFFDGFEGFDKVFEMIDICVRNLIDEKIEN; the protein is encoded by the coding sequence ATGATTAAAATAAACTCTATAATATTTGTTTGTTTAGGAAATATTTGTCGCTCACCAATAGCCCAAGGGGTAGCAAAACAGTATGCTAAACAAAAAAACTTAGATGTAAAGATTTATAGTGCAGGAACTGGCTCATGGCATGTAGGAGAGCCTCCATGTGAAAACTCAATTAAAGTAGCAATGCAAAATGGAATTGATATCTCTACTCAAAGAGCTGTACAGTTTAAATCTAAAGATATTAATAAATATGATTTGATAATTGGTTTAGATGATTCAAATGTTTCAAATCTTAAAAAATTAGGTGTAACAGAGGTATTAAAATTAGGAGATTTTGGATACGAGGGTAAAGATGTACCTGATCCATATTTTTTTGATGGGTTTGAAGGTTTTGATAAAGTTTTTGAGATGATTGATATTTGTGTAAGGAATTTAATTGATGAAAAGATAGAAAACTAA
- a CDS encoding transposase, with product MEIILPKISSSLSKMWTKVLNLENSLFPSLKRELQLEELSNKEQKLIKILDFAAIEKNITVVSITNTPKHREEIARAFIAKSVYNIQTTRDLIDRLHSDRTLRILCGWRYKNDIPSESKFSRVFKELSELKIAQKTHEQFVKEYLRDTLFFYNASDATKIPLREKPVKVEKEKFKPKRRGRPKKGETREPKTPSILQQQEDMKTTKQMLSLVSTQCGVGRKQNSKGNFETWIGGKLHISVVDGDIPITAIYSGANVHDSSVALPLINETSKKVSYLYDLQDAGYDSNIIRDFSKKLNHRPLIDINPKNSKELKGKIQLIKDEKKKFKILNLTQSLDTHHYNQRSMVERVNKYLKEDFGCSNIYYKGATKVASVLAFGILSVCIHQSLKLVT from the coding sequence ATGGAAATTATTCTACCAAAAATATCTTCAAGTCTATCTAAAATGTGGACTAAGGTTTTAAATCTTGAAAATTCACTTTTTCCTTCTTTGAAAAGAGAGCTTCAATTAGAAGAGTTGTCAAATAAAGAGCAAAAGCTTATTAAGATATTAGACTTTGCTGCGATTGAAAAAAATATCACTGTCGTATCTATTACAAACACTCCAAAGCATAGAGAAGAGATTGCACGAGCATTTATTGCAAAGAGTGTTTACAATATCCAAACAACCAGAGACCTTATCGATAGACTTCATAGTGATAGAACGCTGAGGATCTTGTGTGGGTGGAGATATAAAAACGATATTCCAAGTGAGTCTAAATTTAGTAGAGTCTTTAAGGAGCTCAGTGAGCTTAAAATTGCACAAAAGACGCATGAGCAGTTTGTGAAGGAGTATCTAAGGGATACACTCTTTTTTTATAATGCAAGTGATGCAACAAAAATACCACTGAGAGAAAAACCTGTAAAAGTTGAAAAAGAAAAGTTTAAACCAAAAAGAAGAGGACGACCTAAAAAAGGTGAAACAAGAGAGCCTAAAACACCCAGTATCTTGCAGCAACAAGAAGATATGAAAACCACAAAGCAGATGCTATCTTTGGTATCAACGCAGTGTGGAGTTGGAAGAAAACAGAATTCCAAAGGCAACTTTGAAACATGGATAGGAGGGAAACTCCATATCAGTGTAGTAGATGGAGATATCCCTATTACTGCTATTTATTCAGGGGCAAATGTTCATGATAGCTCAGTAGCACTTCCTCTTATAAACGAGACAAGCAAAAAAGTATCATATCTTTATGACTTACAAGATGCAGGATACGACAGCAATATTATCAGAGATTTTTCCAAAAAACTAAATCATAGACCGCTTATTGATATCAATCCGAAGAACTCCAAAGAGTTAAAAGGAAAAATTCAACTTATAAAAGATGAAAAAAAGAAATTTAAAATTCTAAACCTTACTCAAAGTTTAGATACCCATCACTATAACCAAAGAAGTATGGTTGAGAGAGTCAATAAATACCTCAAAGAAGACTTTGGATGCAGTAATATTTATTATAAAGGAGCTACAAAAGTAGCTTCTGTTTTAGCATTTGGTATTTTATCAGTTTGTATTCATCAGAGTTTGAAACTGGTAACATAA